A single window of Rhodamnia argentea isolate NSW1041297 chromosome 5, ASM2092103v1, whole genome shotgun sequence DNA harbors:
- the LOC115742223 gene encoding LOW QUALITY PROTEIN: DNA-directed RNA polymerase I subunit 2 (The sequence of the model RefSeq protein was modified relative to this genomic sequence to represent the inferred CDS: substituted 1 base at 1 genomic stop codon) yields the protein MGATKPDAAEYEALRELVRHHIESFDHLVEHGLGTMLSNIKPVQIVDPFSKKTLRISFERHEVYQPKKEGILRTNRDNLLPYECRQAKISYSGKFMVDLCFQYDNGPAVREKFNFGHLPIMLKSKRCHLRGADPQKLVSCKEESSEMGGYFILNGLERVVRLLILPKRNYPMSMVRNSFRDRREGYTDKAVVIRCVREDQSSVTVKLYYLQNGSARIGFWIQSREYLLPVGVVLKALIDTNDHEIYASLTSCYSEKYERGRGVVGTQLVSERAKIIVDELRDLALFTRHQCLQHIGEHFQPVMEGLENESYISVADAVLWDYIFVHLKNNYDKFNLLIFMVQKLFSLIDQTSVPDNPDSLQNQEVLLPGHLITIYLKDKLEDWLQKAKRLLQDEMKNKGKNFDFSSLAHVKKVMDKNPGRQIGSAIENMLKTGRLVTQSGLDLQQRAGYTVQAERLNFLRFLSHFRAVHRGASFAGLRTTSVRKLLPESWGFLCPVHTPDGEPCGLLNHMTCTCRITSFFDSKGEVRDFFKIGTSILNVLIKVGMTPSLPKIFQAGPPEVLSVLLDGRVVGSIPSAEVEKAVSYLRRLKLSTTSGIPDDLEVGYVPLSFGGAYPGLYLFTNPSRFVRPVRNISAPVDEGQNIELIGPFEQVFMEIRCPDGGDGGRRKEFPATHEEIHPTGMLSVVANLTPWSDHNQSPRNMYQCQMAKQTMAFSSXAIHFRADQKLYHLQTPQTPIVRTGAYTKYCIDEYPTGTNAIVAVLAYSGYDMEDAMILNKSSVERGMFHGQIYQTETIDLSEQSSKSDRAQRIFRRSNTDKSVHHWIDSDGLPHIGQMIHPNEPYCSIYNEVTNTTKNQLHKGSESVIVDYVAVDVKNKKSLQKANIRFRHPRNPVIGDKFSSRHGQKGVCSQLWPDVDMPFSGITGMRPDLIINPHAFPSRMTIAMLLESIAAKVGSLDGEFVDATPFASSAKKTNGEEKSESENLVDQIGTRLRKKGFNYHGLEVLYSGVYGTELTCEIFIGPVYYQRLRHMVSDKFQVRSTGTVDQITRQPIKGRKRGGGIRFGEMERDSMLAHGAAYLLHDRLHTCSDYHIADVCSLCGSMLTTEFVQPQRRVGREIGGLPPLRAPKKVTCHSCQTSRGMETVAMPYVFRYLAAELAAMSIKMTLHLSNGAGA from the exons atGGGAGCGACGAAGCCCGATGCGGCCGAGTACGAGGCGTTGCGAGAGCTGGTCAGGCACCACATAGAGTCGTTCGACCACCTCGTGGAGCACGGTTTGGGGACTATGCTTTCTAACATCAAGCCCGTCCAAATTGTCGATCCCTTCTCCAAGAAGACGCTTAGAA TCTCGTTTGAGCGTCATGAGGTATATCAACCTAAAAAGGAGGGCATTTTGAGGACGAATCGCGATAATCTGTTACCGTACGAA TGTAGGCAAGCTAAAATTTCCTACTCAGGGAAGTTCATGGTTGACCTCTGTTTTCAATACGACAATGGACCTGCCGTACGCGAGAAATTTAATTTCGGGCATCTTCCGATAATGTTAAAG TCAAAGAGGTGCCACTTGAGAGGCGCTGATCCGCAAAAGTTGGTTTCTTGCAAAGAGGAGTCTTCTGAGATGGGTGG CTATTTCATCTTGAATGGGCTAGAGAGAGTGGTTCGTCTTCTGATATTGCCAAAGCGGAACTAT CCGATGAGCATGGTGCGGAATTCATTTCGTGACCGACGTGAAGGATATACAGACAAAGCAGTAGTAATAAG GTGTGTGAGAGAGGACCAGTCTTCTGTGACAGTTAAACTATATTACCTTCAAAATGGTAGTGCGAGAATTGGATTTTG GATTCAGTCTAGAGAGTATTTGCTTCCTGTTGGCGTTGTTTTGAAG GCACTTATTGACACCAATGATCATGAAATTTATGCTAGTTTGACAAGTTGCTATAGTGAGAAATATGAGAGGGGGAGGGGTGTTGTGGGTACTCAACTTGTGAGTGAAAGGGCTAAGATTATAGTTGACGAACTTCGAGATCTGGCTCTTTTTACACGACACCAATGTCTGCAACATATCG GAGAGCATTTCCAACCTGTTATGGAGGGTCTAGAGAATGAAAGTTACATCTCT GTTGCAGATGCTGTTCTTTGGGACTACATTTTTGTCCACCTTAAAAACAACTATGACAAGTTCAATCTTCTCAT CTTTATGGTGCAGAAACTTTTTTCTCTCATCGACCAGACTTCAGTTCCAGATAACCCAGATTCTTTGCAAAATCAGGAAGTTTTACTGCCTGGTCACCTGATTACAATTTATTTGAAG GACAAACTAGAAGATTGGCTACAAAAGGCAAAAAGGCTTCTTCAAGACGAGATGAAGAACAAAggcaaaaactttgatttctctaGCT TGGCACATGTTAAGAAGGTCATGGACAAAAATCCCGGAAGGCAGATTGGTTCAGCCATAGAAAATATGTTAAAAACTGGAAGGCTCGTTACACAATCAGGTCTGGATTTGCAGCAG AGGGCCGGCTATACAGTTCAAGCGGAGAGGCTAAACTTCCTGCGTTTTCTTTCACATTTTCGGGCTGTACATAGGGGTGCATCCTTTGCGGGGTTGCGGACAACGAGTGTTCGAAAGTTGTTACCTGA ATCTTGGGGTTTTCTTTGCCCTGTACACACTCCTGATGGGGAACCTTGTGGTTTGCTTAACCATATGACTTGCACCTGTA GGATCACATCGTTTTTTGATTCAAAAGGAGAAGTTCGAGATTTTTTCAAGATAGGAACTTCAATTCTAAATGTTCTGATTAAAGTTGGAATGACACCTTCACTCCCCAAAATCTTTCAAGCTGGCCCTCCTGAAGTTCTCTCTGTCCTACTAGATGGGCGGGTTGTGGGCTCTATTCCCTCTGCTGAAGTTGAAAAGGCTGTTTCTTATTTGCGTAGATTAAAGCTGTCAACTACTTCAGGG ATTCCCGATGATCTGGAGGTAGGATATGTTCCTTTGAGCTTTGGTGGCGCCTATCCTGGTCTTTATCTATTCACAAACCCTTCAAGATTTGTGCGCCCAGTTAGAAATATATCTGCTCCTGTAGATGAAGGCCAAAACATTGAACTCATTGGTCCATTTGAGCAG GTGTTTATGGAAATTAGATGCCCTGATGGTGGAGAtgggggaagaagaaaggaatttcCTGCTACTCATGAAGAGATTCATCCAACTGGAATGCTCAGTGTGGTCGCTAACCTCACACCATGGTCAGATCATAATCAGAGCCCACGAAACATGTACCAGTGTCAG ATGGCAAAACAAACAATGGCTTTCTCTTCATAAGCCATTCACTTCCGTGCGGACCAAAAATTGTATCATCTTCAG ACTCCTCAAACGCCCATAGTACGAACAGGTGCATATACAAAGTATTGCATAGACGAGTATCCAACTGGGACAAATGCAATTGTTGCTGTGCTGGCTTATTCAGG GTATGATATGGAGGATGCTATGATTCTTAACAAGTCATCTGTAGAACGTGGAATGTTCCATGGACAAATATACCAG ACAGAGACCATCGACTTATCTGAGCAAAGCAGCAAATCTGATCGAGCACAGAGGATTTTTAGGCGAAGTAACACTGATAAATCAGTTCACCATTGGATTGATTCCGATGGACTTCCACACATCGGTCAG ATGATACATCCAAACGAGCCATATTGCAGTATATATAATGAGGTCACAAATACTACCAAAAACCAACTGCACAAGGGGTCGGAATCTGTGATAGTCGATTATGTGGCTGTTGAtgtgaaaaacaagaaaagtctTCAAAAG GCAAATATACGTTTTCGGCATCCAAGGAATCCTGTAATTGGTGACAAATTTAGCAGTAGGCACGGGCAGAAAGGTGTTTGCTCACAGTTGTGGCCAGATGTGGATATGCCTTTTTCAGGAATAACAGGAATGCGTCCAGACTTGATAATCAACCCCCATGCATTTCCTTCCAGGATGACAATTGCTATGCTTCTAGAGTCGATTGCTGCCAAG GTGGGCAGCTTAGATGGTGAATTTGTCGATGCAACTCCATTTGCTAGCTCTGCTAAGAAAACTAATGGAGAAGAGAAATCTGAATCTGAAAATCTTGTTGATCAAATTGGGACCAGATTAAGGAAGAAAGGGTTCAATTACCATGGGCTGGAAGTGCTATACAGTGGTGTCTATGGAACGGAACTCACGTGTGAGATATTTATTGGGCCTGTGTATTATCAACGACTAAGGCACATGGTCTCGGACAAGTTTCAG GTTCGCTCCACTGGAACGGTAGACCAGATCACACGTCAGCCCATCAAAGGAAGAAAGCGAGGTGGAGGCATCCGATTTGGGGAGATGGAACGAGATTCCATGCTTGCACACGGGGCAGCGTATTTATTGCACGATAGGTTACACACGTGTTCTGATTACCATATTGCTGACGTATGCTCCCTTTGTGGGAGCATGCTCACTACGGAGTTTGTGCAGCCGCAAAGACGTGTGGGCAGGGAGATTGGAGGGCTCCCGCCTCTTAGGGCTCCTAAAAAGGTCACCTGTCACTCGTGCCAGACAAGCAGAGGAATGGAAACCGTCGCGATGCCTTATGTTTTCAGATATTTGGCTGCTGAGCTAGCAGCTATGAGCATCAAAATGACCTTGCATTTAAGCAATGGAGCAGGAGCCTGA
- the LOC115743770 gene encoding 3'-5' exoribonuclease 1-like isoform X2: protein MDFDYRDAQRNFVASSGRFSSNEFLYNLQDNGNTLSSVSKLKDGISGLFDGDVAKKVLSISRSEHPNGPNYPHYFGWRYPNSHQMVPYQMNSFEGRFFSFHEGNGFHGGPPDMLAQGYFPEYQFQGFRYFVVIDFEATCDKEKNPHPQEIIEFPSVIVSSMTGKLEACFQTYVRPTCNQHLSDFCKDLTGIQQSQVDRGVTLSEALLSHDKWLEKKGIKNTNFAVVTWSNWDCRVMLESECRYKKIRKPSYFNRWINLKVPFREVFGGLRCNLREAVEVAGLTWHGRAHCGLDDAKNTASLLIVLLRRGTRLSITNSLTLYDNDCTLISQHSMPPHQPHTKKNLREPQSQYNPCCFCGIKSGVGFVQNPSTKRRSFFFWCGNWAAARGCGCCYFQWVAT, encoded by the exons ATGGACTTTGATTACAGag ATGCTCAAAGGAATTTCGTGGCCTCGTCTGGACGTTTTTCTAGCAATGAATTCCTTTACAACCTTCAGGACAATGGCAACACACTCTCCAGTGTATCCAAGCTTAAGGATGGAATTAGTGGTCTGTTCGATGGGGATGTTGCAAAGAAAGTTTTGTCAATTAGCAGAAGTGAACATCCCAATGGACCTAATTATCCTCACTATTTTGGCTGGCGGTATCCCAACTCTCATCAGATGGTGCCGTACCAAATGAATTCTTTTGAGGGTcgctttttctctttccatgaGGGGAATGGCTTTCATGGTGGTCCACCAGATATGCTTGCTCAAGGTTACTTCCCTGAGTACCAGTTCCAAGGCTTTCGGTATTTTGTGGTCATAGATTTCGAGGCAACCTGTGACAAGGAAAAGAATCCCCATCCTCAGGAGATTATTGAATTCCCGTCTGTTATAGTGAGTAGCATGACTGGTAAATTGGAAGCATGCTTCCAAACCTATGTTCGACCAACATGCAATCAGCATCTGAGTGATTTTTGCAAAGATTTGACTGGTATCCAGCAATCTCAG GTAGATCGAGGTGTTACCCTGAGTGAGGCTCTTCTTAGTCATGACAAATGGCTTGAAAAGAAGGGAATAAAGAACACAAATTTTGCTGTTGTTACCTGGTCCAACTGGGATTGCCGTGTGATGTTGGAGTCTGAGTGTCGGTACAAGAAAATTCGAAAGCCTTCTTATTTCAACAG ATGGATTAACCTAAAAGTCCCATTCCGTGAAGTTTTCGGAGGTCTAAGATGTAATCTTAGGGAAGCAGTTGAGGTGGCTGGCTTGACCTGGCACGGTCGTGCTCATTGTGGTTTAGATGATGCAAAAAACACAGCTAGCTTGCTCATTGTTCTTTTGCGCAGGGGAACCAGACTTTCCATCACCAACTCGCTGACATTGTATGACAATGACTGTACTCTGATATCGCAGCACTCGATGCCTCCCCATCAGCCACACACAAAGAAGAATCTGCGGGAACCTCAATCGCAGTATAATCCTTGTTGTTTCTGTGGAATCAAGAGCGGTGTAGGCTTTGTTCAGAACCCAAGTACAAAGCGCAGGAGCTTCTTCTTTTGGTGTGGCAATTGGGCTGCTGCGAGAGGTTGCGGATGCTGTTATTTTCAATGGGTCGCTACTTGA
- the LOC115743770 gene encoding 3'-5' exoribonuclease 1-like isoform X1, which produces MDFDYREDAQRNFVASSGRFSSNEFLYNLQDNGNTLSSVSKLKDGISGLFDGDVAKKVLSISRSEHPNGPNYPHYFGWRYPNSHQMVPYQMNSFEGRFFSFHEGNGFHGGPPDMLAQGYFPEYQFQGFRYFVVIDFEATCDKEKNPHPQEIIEFPSVIVSSMTGKLEACFQTYVRPTCNQHLSDFCKDLTGIQQSQVDRGVTLSEALLSHDKWLEKKGIKNTNFAVVTWSNWDCRVMLESECRYKKIRKPSYFNRWINLKVPFREVFGGLRCNLREAVEVAGLTWHGRAHCGLDDAKNTASLLIVLLRRGTRLSITNSLTLYDNDCTLISQHSMPPHQPHTKKNLREPQSQYNPCCFCGIKSGVGFVQNPSTKRRSFFFWCGNWAAARGCGCCYFQWVAT; this is translated from the exons ATGGACTTTGATTACAGag AAGATGCTCAAAGGAATTTCGTGGCCTCGTCTGGACGTTTTTCTAGCAATGAATTCCTTTACAACCTTCAGGACAATGGCAACACACTCTCCAGTGTATCCAAGCTTAAGGATGGAATTAGTGGTCTGTTCGATGGGGATGTTGCAAAGAAAGTTTTGTCAATTAGCAGAAGTGAACATCCCAATGGACCTAATTATCCTCACTATTTTGGCTGGCGGTATCCCAACTCTCATCAGATGGTGCCGTACCAAATGAATTCTTTTGAGGGTcgctttttctctttccatgaGGGGAATGGCTTTCATGGTGGTCCACCAGATATGCTTGCTCAAGGTTACTTCCCTGAGTACCAGTTCCAAGGCTTTCGGTATTTTGTGGTCATAGATTTCGAGGCAACCTGTGACAAGGAAAAGAATCCCCATCCTCAGGAGATTATTGAATTCCCGTCTGTTATAGTGAGTAGCATGACTGGTAAATTGGAAGCATGCTTCCAAACCTATGTTCGACCAACATGCAATCAGCATCTGAGTGATTTTTGCAAAGATTTGACTGGTATCCAGCAATCTCAG GTAGATCGAGGTGTTACCCTGAGTGAGGCTCTTCTTAGTCATGACAAATGGCTTGAAAAGAAGGGAATAAAGAACACAAATTTTGCTGTTGTTACCTGGTCCAACTGGGATTGCCGTGTGATGTTGGAGTCTGAGTGTCGGTACAAGAAAATTCGAAAGCCTTCTTATTTCAACAG ATGGATTAACCTAAAAGTCCCATTCCGTGAAGTTTTCGGAGGTCTAAGATGTAATCTTAGGGAAGCAGTTGAGGTGGCTGGCTTGACCTGGCACGGTCGTGCTCATTGTGGTTTAGATGATGCAAAAAACACAGCTAGCTTGCTCATTGTTCTTTTGCGCAGGGGAACCAGACTTTCCATCACCAACTCGCTGACATTGTATGACAATGACTGTACTCTGATATCGCAGCACTCGATGCCTCCCCATCAGCCACACACAAAGAAGAATCTGCGGGAACCTCAATCGCAGTATAATCCTTGTTGTTTCTGTGGAATCAAGAGCGGTGTAGGCTTTGTTCAGAACCCAAGTACAAAGCGCAGGAGCTTCTTCTTTTGGTGTGGCAATTGGGCTGCTGCGAGAGGTTGCGGATGCTGTTATTTTCAATGGGTCGCTACTTGA